A region from the Canis lupus dingo isolate Sandy chromosome 9, ASM325472v2, whole genome shotgun sequence genome encodes:
- the METRNL gene encoding meteorin-like protein isoform X2 codes for MPPSVMSQMCTFLHRQQFCTNRSFFGFAVALEHRSERFDQIFCGLTHEAHRKEVEQVYLRCSAGSVEWMYPTGALIVNVRPNTFPPSRHLTLCIKPLKDSSGANIYLEKTGELKLLVRDGDRGPGQVRCFGFEQGGLFVEAAPQQDISRRTTGFQYELTSRHAESDLHTLSAPCRPCSDAEVLLAVCTSDFVVRGSIQNVTHVPEQQESAIHLRVSRLYRQKSRVFRPAPEGGGWRGRVATLLECGVRPGRGEFLFTGHMHFGEARLGCAPRFKDFQRMYQDAEERGLNPCEMGKD; via the exons ATGCCACCCTCAGTGATGTCACAGATGTGCACATTTTTGCACCGCCAGCAGTTTTGCACAAACAGAAGTTTTTTCGGGTTTGCTGTGGCGCTGGAACACCGAAGCGAGAGATTTGACCAGATTTTCTG CGGGCTGACGCACGAGGCCCACAGGAAGGAGGTGGAGCAGGTGTACCTGCGCTGCTCCGCGGGCTCCGTGGAGTGGATGTACCCGACGGGGGCTCTCATCGTCAACGTGCGGCCCAACACCTTCCCGCCTTCTCGGCACCTGACTCTGTGCATCAAGCCCCTCAAGGACTCCTCGGGGGccaatatttatttggaaaaaactGGAGAACTGAAGCTGCTGGTGCGGGACGGGGACCGCGGGCCGGGCCAGGTGCGCTGCTTCGGCTTCGAGCAGGGCGGCCTCTTCGTGGAGGCCGCGCCCCAGCAGGACATCAGCAGGAGGACCACGGGCTTCCAGTACGAGCTGACCAGCCGGCACGCGGAGTCGGACCTGCACACCCTGTCAG CCCCCTGCCGCCCTTGCAGTGACGCGGAGGTGCTGCTGGCCGTCTGCACCAGCGACTTCG TCGTCCGAGGCTCCATCCAGAACGTCACGCACGTGCCGGAGCAGCAGGAGTCGGCCATCCACCTGCGCGTGAGCCGCCTCTACCGGCAGAAGAGCAGGGTGTTCCGGCCGGCCCCGGAGGGCGGCGGCTGGCGGGGGCGGGTGGCCACGCTGCTGGAGTGCGGCGTGAGGCCCGGGCGCGGCGAGTTCCTCTTCACCGGCCACATGCACTTTGGGGAGGCCCGCCTTGGCTGCGCCCCACGCTTCAAGGACTTCCAGAGGATGTACCAGGACGCCGAGGAGAGGGGCCTGAACCCCTGCGAGATGGGCAAGGACTGA
- the METRNL gene encoding meteorin-like protein isoform X1 produces the protein MRGAARAARGLAGQLRARPPAPGPGPPPPPAPPAAPAAPLLLAALLAVLLGGAGAQYSSDLCSWKGSGLTHEAHRKEVEQVYLRCSAGSVEWMYPTGALIVNVRPNTFPPSRHLTLCIKPLKDSSGANIYLEKTGELKLLVRDGDRGPGQVRCFGFEQGGLFVEAAPQQDISRRTTGFQYELTSRHAESDLHTLSAPCRPCSDAEVLLAVCTSDFVVRGSIQNVTHVPEQQESAIHLRVSRLYRQKSRVFRPAPEGGGWRGRVATLLECGVRPGRGEFLFTGHMHFGEARLGCAPRFKDFQRMYQDAEERGLNPCEMGKD, from the exons atgcggggcgcggcgcgggcggcccgGGGGCTCGCGGGGCAGCTGCGGgcgcggccccccgccccgggccccggccccccgccgcccccggcgcccccggcggccccggcggccccgcTGCTGCTGGCCGCGCTGCTGGCGGTGCTGCTGGGCGGCGCGGGCGCGCAGTACTCGAGCGACCTGTGcagctggaaggggag CGGGCTGACGCACGAGGCCCACAGGAAGGAGGTGGAGCAGGTGTACCTGCGCTGCTCCGCGGGCTCCGTGGAGTGGATGTACCCGACGGGGGCTCTCATCGTCAACGTGCGGCCCAACACCTTCCCGCCTTCTCGGCACCTGACTCTGTGCATCAAGCCCCTCAAGGACTCCTCGGGGGccaatatttatttggaaaaaactGGAGAACTGAAGCTGCTGGTGCGGGACGGGGACCGCGGGCCGGGCCAGGTGCGCTGCTTCGGCTTCGAGCAGGGCGGCCTCTTCGTGGAGGCCGCGCCCCAGCAGGACATCAGCAGGAGGACCACGGGCTTCCAGTACGAGCTGACCAGCCGGCACGCGGAGTCGGACCTGCACACCCTGTCAG CCCCCTGCCGCCCTTGCAGTGACGCGGAGGTGCTGCTGGCCGTCTGCACCAGCGACTTCG TCGTCCGAGGCTCCATCCAGAACGTCACGCACGTGCCGGAGCAGCAGGAGTCGGCCATCCACCTGCGCGTGAGCCGCCTCTACCGGCAGAAGAGCAGGGTGTTCCGGCCGGCCCCGGAGGGCGGCGGCTGGCGGGGGCGGGTGGCCACGCTGCTGGAGTGCGGCGTGAGGCCCGGGCGCGGCGAGTTCCTCTTCACCGGCCACATGCACTTTGGGGAGGCCCGCCTTGGCTGCGCCCCACGCTTCAAGGACTTCCAGAGGATGTACCAGGACGCCGAGGAGAGGGGCCTGAACCCCTGCGAGATGGGCAAGGACTGA